The genomic interval CTTTATTGGAAGAATAAATTGCATTAAGCTTGCATCTTCTCTTGCTTTGATTTGGCAAAATAAGGTCATTAAACTGTCTTTTGGCTTCAATAATCAGAGAAAAGCCAGCTATCGATATTTTGTAGTCAAAATAACCGCTGTCAACGTGACCTTCTCTTCTTATGTCTGCTTCATCCCATCCTAGCACATCAATCAAAACAGTATCAATAAGCTTTGATCTTGTGTCAGACTCCGACATATTAATAGATTTATATGTCTCGAAATTATTCACGAACTTGTCGAAATGTTCTTTTGACTCGTCAAACGTTATTGTATTCATATTTGTATCCATTATGATTATCTACCTTTTGTTTTGACCTCAAATATAAGTCGTCCTTCTACTCATTTTCGCAAGTACATGCGGAGTGTCAATGTATGCTCCAGTGAAGCCGTATGGTCCATCATATACCTCAGCCGGTCCAGCTCCGCATTCACCTTCATCTCCCGCTGATACGTCACCCTCATCGGAAACCACACCTTGGGGTCACCACACATACTTGTGTCGCGTCCCAATTCACTTCCCGTTTCTTTCGTCGTCATCATATCACTCTGGTCTTCAGTCGCTTTATGACTTCAACATTTCAATATCGATGCAATGTCGGTGCCTCCCGACTTCTTGCCTTTCAAGGCACAAAGATAGTGAAATATTTCTATTTTTCTACAATCTTATGCATTTTTTAACATAATCTCTCATGCCATCCTTTTCCGCCCTCGTCAAACATCGTAAAAACCGTTATAAACAATTCGCCCCTGCAACTCCTTCCAGAGTCACAAGGGCTGATAAGACATCGGGCAACTATCAAGCATCTGGCAGTAGTTTATGCCATGTACTTCAATCACAAATACTCACGTGCTGGTCATCTCTTCCAAGACCGTTTCAAGTCTGAACCCGTCCGCTCGAGCTCTGCCTTGCTTGCCTAAGCAAGAACTTTGATTGCCATAGTAAATACATTTTTGATACACAGGCCGATAAGAGAGTTTCATGTTCCATGTTTCAGAATCCAAGTATCTCTCGAATCACAGTGCAAAATTAAGGATTAATTTTCATATATCAGCGGCTTGTCCGCTGAGTCGAAACCCCGTTGTCCCAGATTCCGTGCGAGCACAAAAAAAAGGCCGATGCGTTAGCACCGACCTTAATATAGTATATTCAAATTTTCAGGATATATCACATTTGTGAGCCCCCGATTATCACAGCAGCTGCAGCAGATCGTAGTACATCGGAATCGTATCCCCTTTGTTCTCCTTGCGCATCAGTTTAAAGCCGTTACGCTCGTAGAAAGGCACTGCCGACGGCAAAGCATCCACCGTCACAAAGCAGCAGCCCGTGCGGTTGTTGGTGATAAACGTATGCTTCACAAAGTCCAGAATGTCCGTTCCGATGTGCCGATGTTGGGCATTCACGTTCACACCCAAACGAGCAATCTTCACGGCAGGATAGTCGCTGCGATGCTTGCGGTGAGGGAAACTGTTGCGGATTCGTCGCCAAGTAGCCTTGTCAGATTCAGAAAGCGAGATGCGGTCGTTGGATAGCGAGAAGAATGCTACCGTCATATCCTCATCCTCTACGATGTAGGTCACGGCCACAAGTCCCTGCGCATAAAACTTCGCATCCTTCAAAAGGAAAGCATTCAGGTCTTCCTCTCCGCAGTCAAACGGCTTGAAGACATGCTCATCTGTCAGGCGTACAATCTTCATCTTCCCTCAGCCAACTATCAGAAAGCAAAAGTAAGCATAGACTGGATGAATGACGCACCCTTAGCCACACGAGCCTTCTCCTCAGCAGAAGCCTTCTCGTGCTTCTCCATCTCGGCCACGAACTCGTAAGCATCGTCGCCTTTCAGTACCGGTGTCGGTTCAATAGGTTTTGCCATAATCTCTAATCTTTAACGTTTTACGTGGACGACTAATCATCCCTTTCTGGCTGCAAAGATAGTTATTTTTCCGATATTATTGCAATCTTTATGCCAAAATCTGCACTTTTCGCATGTTTTTGAGCAATTATGACTGAAATTTCGTACCTTTGTCCTCCGAAAAACAAATTAAACATGCCCAGACAGCCAAGAGTAACATCAGGAACCGACATCTACCACGTCATGCTACGCGGTATCAACCGGCAGGACATCTTCGAAGACAAGGAAGACTATGTCCGCTTCCTCCTGTGCATGCAACAGATGCTTGAACCCTATGACGACCTGGGCAACCGCCTCCCTCCACTCTGCACCTTCTATGCCTACTGCCTCATGTCAAACCATGTGCATCTGCTCATCAAGACCCATCATGAAGACATCGGTGCCACCATTAAGCACTTGGCTGTCATGTACGCCTTCTATTTCAATCGCAAGTACTCACGTGCTGGCCATCTCTTCCAAGACCGTTTCAAGTCCGAGCCAGTGAATGATATGGCTTACTTCACTACCCTATTGCGCTACATCCATCAGAATCCCTTGAAGGCAGGCATCGTCCAGCATGTAAGCGACTACCCTTGGAGCAGCTGGCAAGAATACACCGGCGAAACTCCCGCAGCCCTTTCCCTCAGCGCTACCAATGCCGTCTTGAAACGAATATCTATTGACAACCTTCGGGAACTTGTTGACACCCCGCTCTCCGACGATGTGATGATTCTTGATATCGACGATAGTCCCCGCATCACCATTGGTGACCAAGAAGTCCGCCAATACCTGCTTGACCATTTCCAGATTTCTATGCCTTTGGAGGTTCAGGCCCTCGACAAGGAACAGCGCAACCAGATTCTCCTTTCCCTTTTAGACCTCGGAGCAGGCTTACGCCAGTTGTCCCGTCTAACAGGCGTAACCTACGGAGTTATCAACAAGCTGAACAAGAGAAGATAAAGTGATCAGAGTCCCCTGATCCAGAGGATAGTGCTACACTTAGTCTGAAACCTGGTAGAGGATCTCAGCTTAAAAGTCATAAAGTAGAAATTGTTAAAGGATCTCCGTTTCTTAAGACTGCTGCAATCTTTGGTGCTAATGCTGGTGGTAAAAGTAATTTCATTAAGGCCATAGAATTAGGTAAATACTTGGTTCTACATGGTACAAGAGCCGATGAACTGATTGATTACACCCCGTTCCGCTTATCAGCAGAAAACAAGAAAAAAGACACAACGCTCATATACCATATTTTATGTAATAACAAGAAATACGAATATGGTTTCAGCTATAATGATGAAAGGATAAGCCACGAGTGGTTACACTATATTACTAGGAAAACTACATATATTGTATTTTCACGCAATCAGGAGCAGTCCATCAGCATGCCATACCTGCAGAAGCTCAATCCCAAAGACGATGAATTTCAGTTCCTGCAGTTCATTGCAAAGGCCACGACGCCAAAGCAATTATTCCTTCACGAACTGTTTACACACAACATTCACGACAACACAACCGATGTGTCTGACGTTGAAGCCGTTTTATCTTGGTTTACCGACACGCTGAAAATCATCTTTCCGGAAACACCATATAAACAAGGTGTAGTGCTAAAGGCTGCTGATGACGAAGATCTTAAATTAGTCATTAATGCTTTGCTTTCTTTTTTTGATACTGGTATCGATGACGTATATCTGAAAGATGTAGAATTCGAGAAGCTCAACATTCCACTTAATCTGCAACGAAGCATCAAGGCAGACCTGTCGAAATCCGAAAAAGGAGAAACATTTGGTGCGTTAAATCTTGACGGAGATCTATACCTGATTAGGCTTTTTGACGGAGATATATCCGCCAAGATGCTTATGACAATCCACCATCAAAACGAAAGTGGAGCAGCAGAATACTTCTCACTTAGAGAAGAAAGCGATGGTACCAAACGACTTTTCGATTACATTCCGCTTATTCTAGACTTTATCTATGGCGACAACGTATTTGTCGTCGACGAAATGGAGCGCAGCTTGCACCCTACCCTCATAAGGAAGATTCTAGAGATTTTCTATCTGTATTCTAACGACACCCCAAGTCAGCTAATTTTCAGCACCCACGAAAGTTTCTTGATGACCCAGCATCTCTTGCGTAGCGACGAGATTTGGCTGATGGAGAAGAATGAGGGTATCAGCAGTCTATATAATATCGATGAGAAGTTCAATCCTCGTTACGACAAAAAACTACGCCAAAGTTATTTGGATGGTTCTTATGGTGCAATACCCAAACTTGCAGATAATAAGGAACTTGTTGAGTTCTTGAATAAAGTCAAGTTAGATCACAAATAAAAAACGAACCCGCCCCTGCAACTCCTTCTAGAGTCACAGGGGCGGATTCTTTACTCCCTATTTTTCACCTTTTCCAACCGTTCTCGGCAGTGCTCTTTAGTTATCCTCTATCCAGCGACACCGCCGCTGCCCTAATCTTTCTCCTTTTTCCCTAAATAGAAACCATTTCTGCCTTCTATCGAGAACTCTATATAGTTAATATTAGTAAGGTTGGCTCTATAGTTTGGTTCTGGCGACTTATTGTCAATGATAATTAACTGATAGTCTTTAATATTGTCATTACAGTATTTGAAGAAACGTGTCTGCGTAGTCTGCTCCGCAAACTGTTTTCCATCACTAAAATGAGCTGTAATCGGTGAATCCAGAACTAACACATTACTGAATGGAATGTCCTTAAGTAGGCTGTACTCCAATAACGACATCAATATGGCTGCACATGTAACGCCTCTTGCACCCTTTCCACACGTAATGCGCTCTTTTCCTCCAAGCACGAAATCAAAACCATTCTCATCAAAAACGACAGGCTCGTTCTCCTTCAGCACGTTCCAATATACAAGTTTCTCCTTAACCAAGTTGCAGAACTCTTCATTAATAGACGTCTCTCTTTTATATTCTGGAGCAGCTGGTCTTTTAGTCTTCTCTTTCTCTAACTCTGCTAATTTCTTATAGAGTCGCTGTGATTCCTCCTGTAGAAATCTTGCTTCTGTTTTCTTTTCGATGTTTTCTTGATAACGCGCCAAAAGATTCTTAATCGATAATAATTGGTTACTAAAATTATTCACCTCGGTTGCAATACCATCCAATTCATGAGTGATGACGTTTATTTTATTTAGCAAGCGAAGTTTCTCCTTTCCCTTCTTCTCTATCACATCTTTTATATCCTTTAGTTTTGCTTTCACCTGGTCATACTCATTCTGAATAGAGGCTAGGAACTCATCATTAATCTGTGTTTTGTCTTTGATCTCAGAATTGCAAACCGGACAAACATGAGTCTCTGTGAGGATGCTAAACAGATTGGCACCATCAAATAAATACTCGTAGCGTCCCAAATCGGTTATATAGTGATTCTCCAACATTTCCATCCTTTTGATGAACTCATTGGCAAACATTTGTTTAGACATTAACTGGCGTTTCTCATCTTCCAGTTTCGCCCTTCTGTCATACAATGATCTCAGTTTATTTTCATCCTCGGAGATTTTGCTTCGGAGAGCTTTCATGGCTGTTTCATCTTTGAAGTCTGCAAAGCTCACATCGCCTAATGCTTGTATTTTCCTATTTATCTCTTCAATACTATCCTTCGTAATCTCAATCATTCCTGTATATCTCAGATTACGATGCTCAGCCTTTTCTTGACTTATAAAATTACTGTCATCTTCACCCGTTGTAAGATAGTAAATCACGCTCTTTTCTTGCGTCGCACTAACTTTCTCATCCGATGGATTGAATATCGGTGTTTCAGAAACGATTCTATTTTCATCGGCCAGTATCAGGTGTCTTATCCAAGTATATGTAAACGATGCTTTGTCTGTGGTACTCTTTCGCAACTGCAAATCGCCCTCAAACCCATTCAATTCCATGAGGTATTGTGAGTATGTTTTCCTTTTATTAGTTGCAGAAATTGGGTAGGCAGTTCCGTTAATGGTATTATTTTCAAACAGCTCATAGGTACAGTCTTTCACCGTTACGGATTTATCTTTGAGCAGTCGTCTGACGGTATGAGTCGCGGCATCCTCTTTAGTGACAATTTCCATGTAAAAGGTATCATACCCTTGTCCTTCAGGCGGTAGCTTAGGGGCATCTTTCTTACCCAACATGAAATCAATCAGAGAAAACACAGACGATTTTCCCATCTCTGATGGACCAAACAGAAGGTTGCAACCATCGTTGAAGTCCACCCTTGAAATAATCATCCATTCTCCTACGGCTATGACAGACTTGATATAGAAACCTTTATTCTTCATAAGCGATTTCATTTAAAACCGATTCATAACTAAACTCACTTCCCCATTCAGCCATTTTGGCATATACCAGACTATTCAGGCTGCTGTCACTCTTTCGTCCCATCAGTTCATGGGCTTTCATAATGTTCTCTACCAGCTTATGCTTATAATCGCCTTCTATTTGCTCATAAAGGGCTGCTCCAAGTTCTGTTGCAGAAAACCTGACTACACGGTTAGAAAAATCACATTTTACCACTCCTTTTGAAAGCAACAAATCCAAAGCTGGCAATATCGCATCACGGCTATTGATATAACTTGAGCTCCTATATGGTATCTCAGGATGAAGACTCTCCTCATCTTTGCTCAAATCAGAAAGATAAAGAGCAAAGTATGAATAGATTGCCAAGCGTTCCACAGTCATGGCCTTTTTACAAGTGGTCATGATTGCGAGCAATCTTAGCGCTACCTCAAATGTACCATTTAATATCTTCACTTCTTTTTCCATACCAGTTTATCCTCATTAGATAGTTGGAAGCATACCCCTTTTAACTCCCCAGAACTTAATTCACCACTAATAATGCGGTTCTCTTTCTTGGGCATAGTGGTTGCGTGTTTGGTCACTTGCTTCACGCGTTCATAAGCATCTTTATAATGTTCATCATGCGTGTCCGCTACATGATGCATCATATCATTCTCCAATTCTCTAAACTCATCGGTATCGCCTGGGCAATTCTCTTCACTCATCTTCTTGACTGATTCTGCCATCCAGAATTCATCCCTCGCAAACTCGAAATGGCGTGCAAAATCGGTCTCTTCGATATTTTCTGGTGTCACATCGCTAACGCCCTCCACGTCATTGTATGCATCCATAAGATGGTGTATATACTTGGCCTCGTAGTCTTGGTGTTCCGCCGGTGTGTCTATTTTTATTCGCTTTATATCATCCTTTCTCACCCCAAAATATTGAAAGTACACATGTCGGTTCTCGCGTCGATGAACATCACTTATCAGTTTGTCTGGAGATATAAGCTTAAATTTTTTGTAATCAAAAGCATCTATGAATTTCTCCAAGTCACTTTCCAGTTTAATGCTCTTCTTCGACTCTATCTTTCCTGCAATATCCTTATCCCAGGCATCCTTGATTTCCTTTTTCAAGTTATCTGGATTGGAGTATATCTTATTGAATGGTCCACTTAACCCTTGCGGCGACATTAAAAAGTATTCCCGTGGCATTAGGATTTCCCCAGTATAAACATGATACAAGAACTTACCCAATTCAGCTATCACGTCACTTCGATTAACCGGATGGTCATAATGCTTGCACTGATAAATATCGCAATCACGTTTTGCAATATCATAATAGGCTATCACATCGACACCTCCATCACCGGCTCCTCCTAATCTGAAAACATCCTCGTATTTCTTCTCCTTTCCTTCTTTCAGGCACCAATAAGCCCATGAGGCCACCAATTCTTCATAGGTGTCCTCATCCATCGTCTTCAGGATATCCTTATCTATCCTATGCTCATTAAAAAGAGCTGCGCCTTTTAGTCCGTGCTTGCTTTCCGGCTTTTTCAGTATCTCTTTTGTTATTGGCATATATACTATCCGTAGCACCTATATTCAACCAAAAAGGGGTATTCATTATTTCATGAACACCCCTATTATGTATAAATATTTTAAGATTCTGTTGCAACAGGCTGACTGTTTTTTGCATCAATTACAACATATTGCATAATGCTGGCGGCATCCATATGCGGTGGCAACACACTATTCAATACTGTACCAGTTACATGACGATAAATCATACCTCCGACAAATGCCAATCCATAGTCCACTAGTGAAATCACAATATCATTGCTCCTCAGCGACTTTTCATCCTTAGCCATTCCTTTCCAACCGGCTATTTTGGCTACCAATGTTGCACCCTCTTGAAGCAATACGGCACCATCTGGGACCTGATATCGAAGACTCACATGAAGAGCTACTGCTTCATTTCCTTCTTGATGCTGGAAAACAATCAAGAAACTCAAGCGGCTCTTCGCTACTTCTTCCTTTGTCACTTCATCATCGCGTACGATAGATGACGGCAACTCTCTAATCTGCAATATTTCAAATTGATTCATCTTCATAACTATCTGATTTTTAAACAATCATTTTTCTTATATACTGCTTTAGCGGCACACTTCGATAAGCTAACTGCATATCAAACATATCATCTAACCCATCGCTACTCAGTTTCTTACGAGCATTTGCTTTCGTAAGCGGTGTAAAATTCGATGCATCTAACGACACATACACCTCTTCGTAATAGTATGCTTTGTTCTTATTAAATATGCCACTCAATCCAAGGCGACCTTCCATATAGTCCATCACCTGCACTGGGGTAACCTCAGTTAATACGAAAGTGCTAACAGGTGTTTCCTCAAACAGACGCACGAACAAGTACAACACACCGCGCGTGCGGTCTGTATAAAGTGAGGACAGCGGTTCGTCTAGAACCTGCAAGTGTCCCAGCAAACTAATTGTCTCATTCTGTTTCATTCCTGTAATCCGTTAAAGGTTGTAATCCAAATTCCTTATCTCTGAAATCATCTAAATTGATGCCTGCATATTCGGCAACAACAAGATGCCCATTAGAATCAGCTTCGCGCTGCATAACGCCAACCTCGGGGACCATATTGTATTTGGCAACAGCAGTTCCCATCCTGGTTACGAACCTTGCTTTTGCTGTCGTGTTCTTTCTTCTATCATGATTATTCCAATACCATTCAGCAAGCTTTTCAATGTCCAAAAAGAACGAAAGTGAGTTTTCTTTTAAATGCTCATACTGATCTTCCAATGGACTGTTCGGCGCTATCGTCATTGGCAACTCCGATTGTGTGTTGGCTATTCCCTCAAACTCTTGTTCGTTTTGTACCAACTCGTCGTTTTTCTGCAAGGGATCATGTACAGCACGATACATCACACCATCTGCAGGTATAAAATATTGGTCCAACGCTTCTTGACATCCAACGAACTTGTCCGCACGTTTAAATCTTGCGACATCAATACTTGTTGGAGCTGCATTCTTTACACCTCCGTTAAGCTTCCGAAGCTTATCTTTACGCTTCTTATTCTTCTTAATCAAGAATTTCCGTCGCTTCTTATCCATATATTGGTTTATCCATTTTTATACATCAAAGATTGTGCAAAAACGATTCCGTTCAGCACACTCCACCTTGCAAATTTAGCGAATATACTCTAAACTTATCTTGTTTATTGACACATTTTTTGTATTTTTAACCAAAACGCATTCCATGGTTCCTATTTCCATTCCATAATTCCGCCACAAGCTGTCATTTTGTCATTCCACGCCCAGCACCCTCCTTCCACTCCCCTATGGTTCTCCTCAGGTTCTTTACTTGTCCCCTCACATCAATTCCGGGCCCTTATTTAAACCACAAAGAGGCATAGCCTCATCAGCCATACCCCTTCAACAATCTATCATCCTTCTTTTATCCTCTCTACGCTACAGAGTTTATTCTCATAATCACCCATCACGTTCTTGAACTTCGTTGTAACCTCATGTCCAAAAACGAACCCGAACACCGGGACAGATACTGTTTCATCACATGCGATAAATCATGCTTTTACTGATTCCTGTCAATCTCTCCAATTGACGCAATGATGCTCTTTTACCCTTCAATTCTATTAACAGAGACTTCTTTATATCTGCAGGCAATTGCTGAAAAGCGCTGCTATTCGTTGCGCCAGTCTTTTCTTTGATCAGCATCATAACATGATCATCCGAAGGACGTCCTTTCGAAGCATCCTCTATATCAAGGCAAACAATATCATCAGACAAAGGCTCATTTACAAGTTCATTCAACTCCTCAAAGAATATTCGGTTCAAAACAGTGCGAGTGTCACATAAAGGGAATAGCGTACTATTCTTGTCTTCATATTCATGCCAACTGCTGAACTCGTAATCATTTACTTTATTCACGATCCCAGCCTTAACAGGATTTTGGTGAATATATCTCAGAAGCGTCACGAAATAAGCCATATCATTCACTGGCTCACTTTTATAACGCTGGCGGAATAGATGGCCGTCTCTTGAATACTTGTGATTATAATAGTATACATAGGAGGAAGCAATCCTTTTTATAGCCATTCCAATTGTGTCCTCGCGTTCACGAATGAGAAGATGAATATGATTAGACATCAGACAATAAGCATACAGAATATAGTTCCTTCCTGCAGGTGTACCATCAAATTCGTACGACTGAGCCATCAAATCTAATGTATTGAGAAACTGGTAATAGTCCTCCTGCTCCTCAAAAATGTTCTGGTGATTTATACCACGCATCATCACATGATATATACCAGTTCCTGATGCTTGTCTCGCCTGCCTTGGCATTGCTCAACTATTGATTATTACTGACTTAGTTTTTCTGTGAAACAGGTACCCGTTCCCCCGTTCCTCTTGGAAGGGTTACGATGATTTGTGGAGATAAACTCCATCACCTCATTATAGCGAATCGTCCAACGTTCATCTTGAGTCATAACGATTACAGGTTGTAGTAATCCTTTGGTCTTCTTTGTGGCCAAAATAGGTATGAGCAGAATAACCAGACCGCTTTTAAAACGACCTTAACCATGACATTAACCTTAACTTTTACGGATGGAGTTTATTAATCCATTCAACTGACGTTCGATACTATGAATCCTATCCATTAACTCCTGGAAGTTAACGTCAAGGTTATCGTTAAGGTTATCAAAGTACCCCACATTCTTTGCTATCGTCAACTGTGTTTCAACCTCAAACGCTGAACCTAAGGCGAAGTCTAGGAAGTGAGCAAAGTCTGCGTCCGAAGGACGTGCTGCTCCTTCTGCAATGTTCGAGCTGATGGAAACAGCAGCTCTTTGCAGCTGGTCGCACAGACCTTTCTTTTCAAACCAAAGCATTTGACCTGTCACCTCATATACATAGGTGGCATAGTCCACCGCCTCATTCCATACATGGTATTCCCTAAAGTTTCTCGCGCCAGCCATAGTTACCGTTAAGGTTATCGTTAACGTTGAATACTTAAGATTCCGTCAACGTCAGGGTTG from Prevotella sp. E13-27 carries:
- a CDS encoding ABC-three component system middle component 2; this encodes MEKEVKILNGTFEVALRLLAIMTTCKKAMTVERLAIYSYFALYLSDLSKDEESLHPEIPYRSSSYINSRDAILPALDLLLSKGVVKCDFSNRVVRFSATELGAALYEQIEGDYKHKLVENIMKAHELMGRKSDSSLNSLVYAKMAEWGSEFSYESVLNEIAYEE
- a CDS encoding transposase codes for the protein MPRQARQASGTGIYHVMMRGINHQNIFEEQEDYYQFLNTLDLMAQSYEFDGTPAGRNYILYAYCLMSNHIHLLIREREDTIGMAIKRIASSYVYYYNHKYSRDGHLFRQRYKSEPVNDMAYFVTLLRYIHQNPVKAGIVNKVNDYEFSSWHEYEDKNSTLFPLCDTRTVLNRIFFEELNELVNEPLSDDIVCLDIEDASKGRPSDDHVMMLIKEKTGATNSSAFQQLPADIKKSLLIELKGKRASLRQLERLTGISKSMIYRM
- a CDS encoding ABC-three component system protein — encoded protein: MPITKEILKKPESKHGLKGAALFNEHRIDKDILKTMDEDTYEELVASWAYWCLKEGKEKKYEDVFRLGGAGDGGVDVIAYYDIAKRDCDIYQCKHYDHPVNRSDVIAELGKFLYHVYTGEILMPREYFLMSPQGLSGPFNKIYSNPDNLKKEIKDAWDKDIAGKIESKKSIKLESDLEKFIDAFDYKKFKLISPDKLISDVHRRENRHVYFQYFGVRKDDIKRIKIDTPAEHQDYEAKYIHHLMDAYNDVEGVSDVTPENIEETDFARHFEFARDEFWMAESVKKMSEENCPGDTDEFRELENDMMHHVADTHDEHYKDAYERVKQVTKHATTMPKKENRIISGELSSGELKGVCFQLSNEDKLVWKKK
- a CDS encoding four helix bundle protein; this encodes MAGARNFREYHVWNEAVDYATYVYEVTGQMLWFEKKGLCDQLQRAAVSISSNIAEGAARPSDADFAHFLDFALGSAFEVETQLTIAKNVGYFDNLNDNLDVNFQELMDRIHSIERQLNGLINSIRKS
- a CDS encoding GNAT family N-acetyltransferase, which produces MKIVRLTDEHVFKPFDCGEEDLNAFLLKDAKFYAQGLVAVTYIVEDEDMTVAFFSLSNDRISLSESDKATWRRIRNSFPHRKHRSDYPAVKIARLGVNVNAQHRHIGTDILDFVKHTFITNNRTGCCFVTVDALPSAVPFYERNGFKLMRKENKGDTIPMYYDLLQLL
- a CDS encoding AAA family ATPase; translated protein: MKNKGFYIKSVIAVGEWMIISRVDFNDGCNLLFGPSEMGKSSVFSLIDFMLGKKDAPKLPPEGQGYDTFYMEIVTKEDAATHTVRRLLKDKSVTVKDCTYELFENNTINGTAYPISATNKRKTYSQYLMELNGFEGDLQLRKSTTDKASFTYTWIRHLILADENRIVSETPIFNPSDEKVSATQEKSVIYYLTTGEDDSNFISQEKAEHRNLRYTGMIEITKDSIEEINRKIQALGDVSFADFKDETAMKALRSKISEDENKLRSLYDRRAKLEDEKRQLMSKQMFANEFIKRMEMLENHYITDLGRYEYLFDGANLFSILTETHVCPVCNSEIKDKTQINDEFLASIQNEYDQVKAKLKDIKDVIEKKGKEKLRLLNKINVITHELDGIATEVNNFSNQLLSIKNLLARYQENIEKKTEARFLQEESQRLYKKLAELEKEKTKRPAAPEYKRETSINEEFCNLVKEKLVYWNVLKENEPVVFDENGFDFVLGGKERITCGKGARGVTCAAILMSLLEYSLLKDIPFSNVLVLDSPITAHFSDGKQFAEQTTQTRFFKYCNDNIKDYQLIIIDNKSPEPNYRANLTNINYIEFSIEGRNGFYLGKKEKD
- a CDS encoding AAA family ATPase, yielding MKPGRGSQLKSHKVEIVKGSPFLKTAAIFGANAGGKSNFIKAIELGKYLVLHGTRADELIDYTPFRLSAENKKKDTTLIYHILCNNKKYEYGFSYNDERISHEWLHYITRKTTYIVFSRNQEQSISMPYLQKLNPKDDEFQFLQFIAKATTPKQLFLHELFTHNIHDNTTDVSDVEAVLSWFTDTLKIIFPETPYKQGVVLKAADDEDLKLVINALLSFFDTGIDDVYLKDVEFEKLNIPLNLQRSIKADLSKSEKGETFGALNLDGDLYLIRLFDGDISAKMLMTIHHQNESGAAEYFSLREESDGTKRLFDYIPLILDFIYGDNVFVVDEMERSLHPTLIRKILEIFYLYSNDTPSQLIFSTHESFLMTQHLLRSDEIWLMEKNEGISSLYNIDEKFNPRYDKKLRQSYLDGSYGAIPKLADNKELVEFLNKVKLDHK
- a CDS encoding transposase, which produces MPRQPRVTSGTDIYHVMLRGINRQDIFEDKEDYVRFLLCMQQMLEPYDDLGNRLPPLCTFYAYCLMSNHVHLLIKTHHEDIGATIKHLAVMYAFYFNRKYSRAGHLFQDRFKSEPVNDMAYFTTLLRYIHQNPLKAGIVQHVSDYPWSSWQEYTGETPAALSLSATNAVLKRISIDNLRELVDTPLSDDVMILDIDDSPRITIGDQEVRQYLLDHFQISMPLEVQALDKEQRNQILLSLLDLGAGLRQLSRLTGVTYGVINKLNKRR